CCGCCAGCCCCGCCGCGATAGTCTCGGGCGAGAAGCCCCGCGCGACCCCGTAGCCAATCGCTGCCAGCACGTTGCCGATCTGGAAGGTGCCCCCAAAGCCTAGCCGCACGACCACGTCCCCGAGGGGCGTCTTGGCGGTAAAGCGCAGGGAGTCCACGGCGAGCTGGACGTCCACCGGCCAGATATCCGCGCCTGCTTGTCCCGACGGTGAGTAGGTCAGGGTCTGCTGGGCGGTGTTGCTTGCGGCGTAGCGTGCGCCCGCGGCATCGTCGGTGTTGAGCACCGCGACACGGGGGGCGTAGTCCCGAAAGAGCATGCCCTTGGCCGCTTCGTAGGCCTCCATGGTCTTGTGGAAGTCGAGGTGGTCCTGGGTGAGGTTGGTGAAGGCCGCGATATCGAACGTGCAGCCCGCCGTGCGCCCCATGACCAGGGCGTGCGACGCCACCTCCATCGTGGCGGAGGTCGCGCCGGCGGCGAGCATCTCAGCAAAGAGGCGCTGGAGGTCGGGGGACTCCGGGGTGGTCCGGTCGTGGGGCAGGGCCGTCTCCCCGACTGTCGCCCCCAGGGTTCCAATGGTTCCCGTTGTCTCACCCGCCGCCCGCGCGATCGCGTCCATGAGGCGCATCGTGCTGGTCTTGCCATTGGTGCCCGTCACTCCCGCCAGGTTGAGCCTCTCGGTGGGGTTGCCCCAGAAGGCACAGGCGAGGGGGGCGAGCGCCTCGCGGCAGCTCTTGACCAGCAGGTAGGGGACGCCGGCGGGGACCGCCTCCGCACGCTCGACCACCAGCGCGGCCGCGCCCCGTGCCACGACATCGGCCAGGAAGTTGTGGCCGTCGAAGCGCTCGCCCACCACGGCGACAAAGAGCGCGCCCGCGGCGACGGCGCGGGAGTCGTACTCCAGCCCGGTGAGAGTGGCCTCCCCAAAGCACTGTGCGCCCGGGAGGGCACCGGCAAGTTGTGTTAGTGTTGTCATCTACGTCTTCGGTTCTTCTTGCTACGCCTCGGCGGTGCTGACCTTGCGCTTCTTGTCCTTGTCTTTGGAGGCGAAGGGGCGGTCGTTGGGGGTGCGGCGCAGGAGCAGGGCACGCTCGGCGATCTCCTTGAAGATAGGCCCAGCGACGGAGCCGCCGAAGTGCTCGGGGCCCTTGGGATCGCGGATCATGGTCAGGATCACAAACTGCGGGTCCTTGAGGGGAGCGAGCCCCACAAACGATGCCACAAAGCGCTTGCTGTAGCCGCGGCTCTTGTCCTTGGCCATCTGTGCCGTGCCCGTCTTACCCCCGGCGCTATAGCCATCGAGCTGGGCGGGCTGGCCAGTCCCGATATCGATCACCCCTCCGAGCATCTCCCGCATCTGCGCGGCGGTCTCCTCGGAGAGCACCCGGCGGCCGGGAACCACGGCGCGGGGCTGGAGCAGGCCGGTCTCGGGGCTACGGACACCGGCGACCAGGCGCGGAGCGTGGTAGCGGCCATCGACAAAGACCGTGTAGGCGGCGGCCAGCTGGAGGGGGGTCAGCGTGACACCCTGCCCGAAGCTAATGGTCGCCACATCGATGGGCTGCCAGGCCTTCTTGGCGGGATCGTGGAGGACACCTTTCTCCTCGGCGGGTAGCCCCACTTTGGTCCGCTCTCCCACTCCAAAGTCCTGGAGGTAGCGGTGGAGCTTCTGGGGGCCGAGGCGCATGCCGTACTCCGCGGTGGCGACATTGCACGAGTGGCTCAGCACGCCCTTGAGGTTCTGTGTCCCGTGGCCGTGCTGGAACTCCCCGTGGGCCGCGCAGTGGATCGTGTCCTTGCCCAGCTTGCGCTCGCCCTTGCAGAAAAAGGTCGTCTCGGGCGTGACCTCGTGCTCCTCCAGCGCCGCCGCGATCGTCATCGCCTTGAGCGTTGAGCCCGGCTCGTAGATGCGCTCCAGTGCCCAGTTGATGCGCGGCTTGAGGTCGATCTTTGTCCCTGGGACGGGCGTGCGGGCGGCGTTGGTATTGTAGAGCGGGGCGCTGGCCATCGCGAGGACATCGCCGTTGTGGGCATCGAGGACAATCACCGCGCCTGCCTCGGCTCTGTGCTGCTTGAGTGCCTTGCCTAGGGCCTGCTCAGCATCGTGCTGGAGCTCGGCATCCAGGGTCAGGTAGAGGTGCGAGCCCTGCACGAGCTTCTGGCGGACCTGCTCGGTGCCCTGGATCATACCGAGCTTGTCGAACTCGTAGGTGACTTTCCCGGGCTGGCCGGCAAGTATAGCGTTCTGGCTCAGCTCGACCCCGCGCCAGGCACGCTCCCCAGTAGACTCCGTGAAGCCGAGGACATGGGCGGCGAGGGTCCCATTGAGCGCGCGGCGGCGGGTGGCAGGTGGGTAGCTGACCCCGGGAAGCTCCGCGCGTGGCTGGGCGAGGGCGCCTTTTTTCTTCTTGATGTCGTCGGGGATGGGCGGTGCGAGGTTGACCGTGGTCTGCCGGAGCTTCTCGACCGTCTCGGGGGAGATCCACTCGGCGACCTGGCGGGTGGCAAAGGGATGGTCCGGGTTGTAGGCGCTCAGGTCTAGGCCCTGGATCCAGGCGAGGTCCTCAGGGGAGAGCGAGCTGCCCAAGACCCGTAGCACGTGGGCGCGGCGCTCCTCGCGGCTATCGTGCGCCTTGGGGTTGGTGCTATTGTGGACACACCAGCGGTTCGGGTTGACAACCACCGAGAAGCCTGGCTCGTTCTGGACCAGCAGCGCACCGTTGCGGTCGTAGATCATCCCACGGGTGGGGGTGAGGGTGCGGGGCGCGCGCCAGCGGGTCAGCGACTCTTTCTTAAGCTCGTCGTGGCGAATCAGCTGGACATAGGCGAGCCGTCCAAGGAGCAGCAAGTGCACCGCTCCAAGAACCAGCCCGACCTCCAAGAGGCGTGGACCCGTGCGTCCCTCGAACTCCTCGGGGGTCTCGCGGCGGAAGCGGTGGGCGCGGCGGACAGCCATCTTAGTGCCTCTCCCGGAAGTAGTGGATGCCCTGCGAGGTCCGCACGAGGTTTTTCTCCGCGACAATCTTGGCGATGGCGTTGCTGTCTTCCCGGCTGCGGATCTCGCGCAGCAGGCGGACATGCTCCGCGTCTTCGTCCTTGAGCTGGTGGTTGAGCTCCGCGAGCTGGTAGCCCTCTCCCGTGGCGCTGGCC
This genomic interval from Armatimonas rosea contains the following:
- a CDS encoding UDP-N-acetylmuramoyl-L-alanyl-D-glutamate--2,6-diaminopimelate ligase, whose amino-acid sequence is MTTLTQLAGALPGAQCFGEATLTGLEYDSRAVAAGALFVAVVGERFDGHNFLADVVARGAAALVVERAEAVPAGVPYLLVKSCREALAPLACAFWGNPTERLNLAGVTGTNGKTSTMRLMDAIARAAGETTGTIGTLGATVGETALPHDRTTPESPDLQRLFAEMLAAGATSATMEVASHALVMGRTAGCTFDIAAFTNLTQDHLDFHKTMEAYEAAKGMLFRDYAPRVAVLNTDDAAGARYAASNTAQQTLTYSPSGQAGADIWPVDVQLAVDSLRFTAKTPLGDVVVRLGFGGTFQIGNVLAAIGYGVARGFSPETIAAGLAACPPVPGRFHPVQAGQDFAVLVDYAHTPDGVENVLKAARPLTPGRLITVFGCGGDRDRTKRPIMGRLARELSDIAIATSDNPRTEDPERILDDVTAGMAPPAPTSEGAQVYREVNRRKAIALAVGMAKQGDTIVIAGKGHEDYQIIGHTKHPFSDQDVAREEIEKCLSH
- a CDS encoding peptidoglycan D,D-transpeptidase FtsI family protein is translated as MAVRRAHRFRRETPEEFEGRTGPRLLEVGLVLGAVHLLLLGRLAYVQLIRHDELKKESLTRWRAPRTLTPTRGMIYDRNGALLVQNEPGFSVVVNPNRWCVHNSTNPKAHDSREERRAHVLRVLGSSLSPEDLAWIQGLDLSAYNPDHPFATRQVAEWISPETVEKLRQTTVNLAPPIPDDIKKKKGALAQPRAELPGVSYPPATRRRALNGTLAAHVLGFTESTGERAWRGVELSQNAILAGQPGKVTYEFDKLGMIQGTEQVRQKLVQGSHLYLTLDAELQHDAEQALGKALKQHRAEAGAVIVLDAHNGDVLAMASAPLYNTNAARTPVPGTKIDLKPRINWALERIYEPGSTLKAMTIAAALEEHEVTPETTFFCKGERKLGKDTIHCAAHGEFQHGHGTQNLKGVLSHSCNVATAEYGMRLGPQKLHRYLQDFGVGERTKVGLPAEEKGVLHDPAKKAWQPIDVATISFGQGVTLTPLQLAAAYTVFVDGRYHAPRLVAGVRSPETGLLQPRAVVPGRRVLSEETAAQMREMLGGVIDIGTGQPAQLDGYSAGGKTGTAQMAKDKSRGYSKRFVASFVGLAPLKDPQFVILTMIRDPKGPEHFGGSVAGPIFKEIAERALLLRRTPNDRPFASKDKDKKRKVSTAEA